In Horticoccus luteus, the following proteins share a genomic window:
- a CDS encoding ABC transporter ATP-binding protein: protein MIQLRHIDRVYPLKGGPFYALRHIDLAINEGDFLSIMGPSGSGKSTLLHLLGLHDNAWTGEYHFDGVAVHALDKKKRFELQKKNIGFVFQSYHLLDDLTVYENLEIPLSYRDMPKKERESIVCDALDRFHIVGKRDLYPSQLSGGQQQLVGIARALVARPRLILADEPTGNLHSDQGREIMELFRRLNQEEGVTIVQVTHSNENATYGTRVVRLADGVIVP from the coding sequence ATGATTCAACTCCGCCACATCGATCGCGTTTATCCGCTCAAAGGCGGACCCTTCTACGCGCTGCGCCACATCGACCTTGCGATCAATGAGGGCGATTTCCTCTCGATCATGGGCCCGTCCGGATCCGGCAAGTCCACGCTCCTGCACCTCCTCGGCCTCCACGACAACGCTTGGACGGGCGAATATCACTTCGACGGCGTGGCCGTGCACGCGCTCGACAAAAAGAAGCGCTTCGAACTCCAAAAAAAGAACATCGGCTTCGTCTTTCAAAGCTACCACCTCCTCGACGATCTCACCGTTTACGAGAATCTCGAAATTCCTCTTTCGTATCGCGACATGCCGAAGAAAGAGCGCGAGAGCATCGTGTGCGACGCGCTGGACCGTTTTCACATCGTCGGCAAACGCGACCTTTATCCCAGCCAGCTCTCGGGCGGTCAGCAGCAACTCGTGGGCATCGCTCGCGCCCTCGTCGCCCGTCCGCGCCTGATTCTCGCCGACGAACCCACCGGCAATCTGCACTCCGATCAAGGTCGCGAAATCATGGAGCTCTTCCGCCGCCTCAATCAGGAGGAAGGTGTGACGATCGTGCAGGTGACGCACTCCAACGAAAACGCCACCTACGGCACGCGCGTCGTGCGGCTCGCCGACGGCGTCATCGTCCCCTGA
- a CDS encoding adenylyltransferase/cytidyltransferase family protein, translated as MIPGIGTPIGGAVAGAELRSGVCLTAAGSVGALRAMIRVFVSGCYDIVHAGHLQFFREARALGDHLTVSFASTDVLWLHKHRRSSLPDEHKQALLAGLRMVDDVVVGTGTEEGIDFRADFLRLRPDILAVTEDDKYTPLKKALCAEVGARYVVLPKTPPQFTPISTTQIVRFIRAPEAAPLRVDFAGGWLDVPRYARDGAFVVNCAISPTVSLRDWPYERNAGLGGSGAWALLNGRDGVNAELDLGVGWQDPVIIAESGLCVWRSGPRPVLELKHNGEFLRGRMALYWTGAPHDTPGICKNERDYAAIARAGATARDAVWRSDLALLAAAVRQSSAVQRAEGMAPLPGEADGPAGILPDGVQPLAWKYCGGGFGGYAVYLFASESERDRVCAVAGFRPIEPYLALK; from the coding sequence ATGATTCCCGGAATCGGGACGCCGATCGGCGGCGCGGTGGCCGGCGCTGAGTTGCGGAGCGGAGTGTGTTTGACGGCGGCGGGTTCTGTCGGTGCGCTGCGGGCGATGATCCGCGTATTTGTTTCAGGTTGTTACGACATTGTGCACGCCGGGCACCTGCAGTTTTTCCGCGAGGCACGCGCGTTGGGGGACCACCTCACGGTGTCGTTCGCGTCGACCGACGTGCTGTGGCTGCACAAGCACCGGCGCAGCTCGCTGCCGGACGAACACAAGCAGGCGTTGCTCGCGGGGCTGCGCATGGTGGACGATGTGGTGGTCGGCACGGGCACGGAAGAAGGGATCGATTTCCGCGCGGATTTTTTGCGTCTGCGGCCCGACATTCTCGCGGTCACGGAAGACGACAAATACACGCCGTTGAAGAAAGCGCTGTGCGCGGAAGTGGGCGCGCGTTACGTGGTGCTGCCGAAGACGCCGCCGCAGTTCACGCCGATTTCGACGACGCAGATTGTGCGCTTCATCCGAGCGCCCGAGGCGGCACCGCTGCGGGTGGACTTCGCCGGCGGCTGGCTGGATGTGCCGCGTTACGCGCGAGACGGCGCGTTTGTGGTGAATTGCGCGATTTCGCCGACAGTGTCGTTGCGCGACTGGCCTTACGAACGCAACGCCGGTCTCGGAGGCAGCGGCGCGTGGGCGCTGCTTAATGGCCGCGATGGCGTGAACGCGGAACTCGATCTCGGTGTGGGTTGGCAGGACCCGGTGATCATCGCGGAAAGCGGCTTGTGCGTGTGGCGCAGCGGGCCGCGGCCGGTGCTCGAGTTGAAGCACAACGGTGAATTTCTTCGCGGGAGGATGGCGCTGTATTGGACGGGCGCTCCGCACGACACGCCGGGCATCTGCAAGAACGAGCGCGACTATGCCGCGATTGCGCGGGCGGGCGCGACGGCGAGGGACGCGGTGTGGCGCAGCGATCTGGCGCTGCTGGCCGCGGCGGTGCGGCAATCGAGTGCGGTGCAGCGCGCCGAGGGCATGGCGCCATTGCCTGGCGAGGCCGACGGGCCGGCGGGAATTCTGCCGGATGGCGTGCAGCCGCTCGCGTGGAAGTATTGCGGCGGCGGTTTTGGCGGTTACGCGGTGTATCTGTTTGCCAGCGAAAGCGAGCGGGACCGCGTGTGCGCCGTCGCGGGTTTTCGGCCGATCGAGCCGTATCTCGCGTTGAAATAA
- a CDS encoding ABC transporter permease: MLSDLRYALRALAKSPGFAAVAILTLALGIGACTAIFSVVNSVLLRPLAYDESDQLVIVRETALPQFPEFSVAPGNYYAWLAQAQSFENLAAFRSAPYNLTGRGEPQRLAAKRVTANYLATLRVHLALGRDFTAEEDAPGAKADVALLTWGLWQRLFGGRPDALGATLQLDGTPFTIIGILPQDFQADSKTELLTPAALPTDEREQHGGHYLSVVGRLKPGTTVDQARADLTLIAHRLEQQFPDTNKNWGVKLAPMLDYAVADIRPVLFALLGAVGFLLLIACANVANLLLTRATARAKEISIRAALGAGRGRIVRQLLVESIVLAALGAALGLLIAQWGMSALLAFAPDSLPRVHEIALDGRALGFTCALALLTGLGFGLVPALQASRVNLTETLKDAGRGSSEGRHRQRLRSSLVVAEVAIALVLLVGAGLLIRSFARLQNVDPGFQPHNGWTINLSLPPKKYATPAQQAAFAQQAVDALAAIPGVQSVGASHVVPFTGSDYILSYTIAGRPVDPNSSANYYATTPGYFKAMGIPLLRGRFFNAHDDATAPHVAIINESFAKKIFAGEDPLGKRLNITNGPETWREIVGIVGDVKHYGLDRASPLQTYEPFAQQPLPFLTFVVRTSGPIPGLPAAIRNAIYSVDKEQPVARIRALDQLLAESVARRRFTMFLFAVFSAVALLLAMIGIYGVMAYTVTQRTGEIGIRMALGAQPGDVLRLVLAQGGRLVALGLAAGLVGSLLLTHFLASMLFGVSAHDPLTFAVIATTIAAIAALACWIPARRATRVDPLIALRAD, encoded by the coding sequence ATGCTTTCCGATCTCCGTTACGCGTTGCGCGCGCTTGCCAAATCCCCCGGTTTTGCCGCCGTCGCCATTCTCACCCTCGCGCTCGGCATCGGCGCGTGCACCGCGATTTTCTCCGTCGTCAACAGCGTGCTGCTGCGGCCGCTCGCCTACGATGAGTCGGACCAGCTTGTCATCGTCCGCGAGACCGCGCTCCCGCAGTTTCCCGAATTCTCCGTTGCCCCGGGCAACTACTACGCGTGGCTCGCGCAGGCGCAAAGCTTCGAAAATCTCGCGGCGTTCCGCAGCGCGCCCTATAACCTCACCGGCCGCGGCGAACCTCAGCGGCTCGCTGCCAAACGCGTCACCGCAAACTACCTCGCCACGCTGCGCGTCCACCTAGCCCTCGGCCGCGACTTCACCGCCGAGGAGGATGCTCCCGGCGCCAAGGCCGATGTCGCCCTCCTCACGTGGGGCTTGTGGCAGCGGCTGTTCGGCGGCCGACCCGACGCCCTCGGTGCCACGCTTCAACTCGACGGCACGCCGTTCACCATCATCGGCATCCTCCCGCAGGATTTCCAAGCCGACTCGAAAACCGAGCTGCTTACGCCGGCGGCGCTTCCCACTGACGAACGCGAGCAGCACGGCGGCCACTACCTCAGCGTGGTCGGCCGGTTGAAACCCGGGACCACCGTCGATCAAGCGCGGGCCGATCTCACTCTCATCGCGCACCGGCTCGAACAGCAATTTCCCGACACGAACAAGAACTGGGGCGTCAAACTCGCGCCGATGCTCGACTACGCCGTGGCCGACATCCGCCCGGTGCTCTTCGCGCTGCTCGGCGCGGTCGGTTTCCTCCTGCTCATCGCGTGCGCGAATGTCGCCAACCTTCTCCTCACCCGCGCCACCGCCCGGGCGAAGGAAATTTCCATTCGTGCCGCTCTCGGCGCCGGCCGCGGTCGCATCGTGCGCCAGCTGCTCGTCGAAAGCATTGTCCTCGCCGCCCTCGGCGCCGCGCTCGGCCTCCTGATCGCGCAGTGGGGGATGAGCGCGCTCCTGGCTTTCGCGCCCGACTCTCTTCCACGCGTGCACGAGATCGCGCTCGACGGACGCGCCCTCGGCTTTACTTGCGCGCTCGCGCTCCTCACCGGCCTCGGTTTCGGCCTCGTGCCCGCGCTCCAGGCGTCGCGCGTCAATCTCACCGAAACGCTCAAAGACGCCGGCCGCGGTTCCAGCGAAGGCCGGCACCGTCAGCGCCTCCGCAGTTCACTCGTCGTCGCCGAAGTCGCCATCGCGCTCGTGTTGCTCGTCGGCGCCGGCCTGCTCATCCGCAGCTTCGCCCGCCTCCAAAACGTCGACCCCGGTTTTCAACCGCACAACGGCTGGACGATCAACCTCTCGCTCCCGCCCAAGAAATACGCCACGCCCGCGCAACAAGCTGCATTCGCCCAGCAGGCCGTCGACGCGCTCGCGGCCATTCCCGGCGTGCAGTCCGTCGGCGCGTCGCACGTCGTGCCGTTCACCGGCAGCGACTACATTCTCAGTTACACGATCGCCGGTCGCCCCGTGGATCCGAACTCCAGCGCGAACTACTACGCGACCACGCCCGGCTACTTCAAGGCGATGGGCATTCCGCTCCTGCGCGGACGGTTTTTCAACGCCCACGACGACGCCACCGCGCCGCATGTTGCGATCATCAACGAATCCTTCGCGAAAAAAATCTTCGCCGGCGAAGACCCTTTGGGTAAGCGCCTCAACATCACCAACGGCCCGGAAACGTGGCGCGAGATCGTCGGCATCGTGGGCGACGTGAAGCACTACGGGCTCGACCGCGCCTCGCCGCTGCAGACCTACGAGCCGTTCGCGCAGCAACCGTTGCCGTTTCTCACGTTCGTGGTGCGCACGAGCGGCCCCATCCCCGGCCTGCCGGCGGCGATCCGCAACGCGATCTATTCCGTCGACAAGGAACAGCCCGTCGCCCGCATCCGTGCGCTCGACCAACTACTCGCGGAGTCCGTCGCGCGCCGGCGCTTCACGATGTTTCTCTTCGCCGTCTTCTCCGCTGTCGCGCTCCTGCTCGCGATGATCGGCATCTACGGCGTGATGGCTTACACCGTCACGCAACGCACCGGTGAGATCGGCATTCGGATGGCGCTCGGCGCGCAGCCGGGCGACGTCCTTCGCCTCGTCCTCGCGCAAGGAGGCCGGCTCGTCGCGCTCGGCCTCGCCGCCGGTCTTGTCGGCTCGCTGCTGCTGACGCATTTCCTCGCCTCGATGCTCTTCGGCGTGTCCGCGCACGACCCGCTGACGTTTGCCGTCATCGCCACCACGATCGCCGCGATCGCCGCCCTCGCCTGCTGGATTCCCGCCCGGCGCGCCACTCGCGTAGACCCGCTGATCGCTCTCCGCGCGGATTAA